In Eschrichtius robustus isolate mEscRob2 chromosome 2, mEscRob2.pri, whole genome shotgun sequence, a single window of DNA contains:
- the TMCO6 gene encoding transmembrane and coiled-coil domain-containing protein 6 isoform X3, producing the protein MLQLLQPGPKLNLGVAVEFAWCLHYIICSQVNNALLITQGALSTLGLLLLDLAGAVQRTEDAGLELLACPVLRCLSNLLTEAAAEAVGGQLQLRDERVVAALFILLQFLLQKQPSLLPEGLWLLNNLTANSPSFCTSLLSLDLIEPLLHLLSVSNVVSVLVLTVLCNVAEKGPAYCQRLWPGPLLSSLLDTLAFSDTEVVGQSLELLQLLFLYQPGAAQAFLQQSGLQALQRHEEVAQLQDRVHALQQTALHG; encoded by the exons ATGCTGCAACTGTTGCAACCTGGCCCAAAGCTGAACCTTGGAGTAGCTGTGGAGTTTGCCTGGTGCCTTCACTACATCATCTGCAG CCAGGTCAACAATGCCCTGCTCATCACCCAGGGCGCTCTGTCcaccctggggctgctgctgttGGACTTGGCTGGGGCTGTCCAGAGAACTGAGGATGCAGGACTGGAGCTG CTGGCATGCCCTGTGCTTCGGTGTCTAAGCAACTTGCTAACAGAGGCAGCAGCAGAGGCTGTGGGAGGGCAACTGCAGCTCCGAGATGAGCGTGTCGTGGCAGCCTTATTTATCCTTCTGCAGTTCCTCCTCCAGAAACAGCCCAGCCTGCTTCCTGAGGGCCTCTGGCTCCTTAACAACCTCACTG CAAACAGTCCTAGTTTCTGCACCTCCCTGCTCTCCCTGGATCTGATTGAGCCCCTCTTGCACTTGTTGTCTGTATCTAATGTGGTGAGCGTGTTG GTGCTCACGGTTCTGTGCAACGTTGCTGAGAAAGGTCCTGCTTACTGTCAGCGTCTATGGCCagggcccctgctctcctccttgCTGGACACGTTGGCCTTCTCTGACACTGAAGTAGTAGGCCAGAGTTTGGAGCTGCTGCAACTGCTGTTCCTCTATCAGCCAGGG GCTGCCCAGGCCTTCTTGCAGCAGTCAGGGCTGCAGGCCCTACAAAGGCATGAGGAGGTGGCACAGCTCCAGGATCGTGTGCATGCTCTCCAGCAGACAGCTCTTCATGGGTGA
- the CD14 gene encoding monocyte differentiation antigen CD14, with protein sequence MVCVPCLLLLLLPLLRVSAATPEPCELDEEDFRCVCNFTDPKPDWSSAFQCVAAVEVEIHGGGRSLEQFLKSADADPKQYADTIKALRMRRLTLGAAQVPAPLLVALLRALGYSRLKELTLEDLEVTGPMPPPPLEATGPALSNLSLRNVSWATGGAWLGELQQWLKPGLRVLNIAQAHSLAFACAQLPTFQALTSLDLSDNPGLGERGLIAALCPHKFPALQGLALRNAGMETLSSVCAALAAASVQPHRLDLSHNSLRATAPGANSCVWPSSLSSLSLSFAGLEQVPKGLPPKLSELDLSCNRLSRAPRPDELPEVNNLTLDGNPFLDAGALNHQEDLKSSGVVPVCARSALTMGVSGALALLQGAGAFA encoded by the exons ATG GTGTGCGTGCCCTgtctgctgctgctactgctgccaCTGCTGCGTGTGTCTGCGGCCACACCAGAGCCCTGCGAGCTGGACGAAGAAGATTTCCGCTGCGTCTGCAACTTCACGGATCCGAAGCCTGACTGGTCTAGCGCCTTTCAGTGTGTGGCTGCTGTCGAGGTGGAGATCCATGGCGGCGGCCGCAGCCTGGAACAGTTTCTAAAGAGCGCCGACGCCGACCCGAAGCAGTACGCTGACACAATCAAGGCTCTGCGAATGCGGCGGCTCACGTTGGGCGCTGCCCAGGTTCCTGCTCCGCTTCTGGTCGCCCTTCTGCGTGCACTCGGTTACTCCCGCCTCAAGGAACTGACGCTTGAGGACCTGGAGGTAACCGGCCCGATGCCGCCGCCGCCTCTGGAAGCCACTGGGCCTGCGCTCTCCAACCTCAGTCTCCGTAACGTGTCGTGGGCAACAGGAGGTGCCTGGCTCGGCGAACTGCAGCAGTGGCTCAAGCCTGGTCTCAGGGTACTGAACATCGCGCAAGCACACTCGCTTGCCTTTGCCTGCGCACAGCTCCCCACCTTCCAGGCCCTCACCAGCCTAGACCTGTCTGACAATCCTGGACTCGGCGAGCGCGGGCTGATTGCGGCTCTCTGTCCGCACAAGTTCCCGGCCCTCCAAGGTCTAGCGCTACGCAACGCGGGGATGGAGACGCTCAGCAGCGTGTGCGCTGCGCTGGCGGCGGCGAGCGTGCAACCCCAccgcctggacctcagccacaaCTCGCTGCGCGCCACCGCCCCGGGCGCTAATTCGTGTGTCTGGCCCAGCTcactgagctctctcagcttgtCGTTCGCGGGGCTGGAGCAAGTGCCTAAAGGACTGCCGCCCAAGCTCAGCGAGCTTGATCTCAGCTGCAACAGGCTAAGCAGGGCGCCGCGGCCAGACGAGCTGCCCGAGGTAAATAACCTGACACTGGACGGGAATCCCTTTCTGGACGCTGGAGCCCTCAATCACCAAGAAGACCTGAAGAGCTCTGGCGTGGTCCCAGTCTGTGCGCGTTCCGCCTTGACCATGGGGGTGTCAGGAGCCCTGGCACTGCTTCAGGGAGCCGGGGCCTTTGCCTAA
- the TMCO6 gene encoding transmembrane and coiled-coil domain-containing protein 6 isoform X2, translated as MIFGEAEIQQFLRLAQRGTEEKEREGALVSLRRGLQRPETQQTFIRLEGSIRTLVGLLTSNQALLQLEAARCLHELSHSEQSAVVEACLPATSYLLTYLSGHSSDFIELCLYTLGNLIVESEAVRRQLLPQGIVPALAACIQSPHLTVLEALGYALSQLLQAKEAPEKIIPSVLGSTLPQHMLQLLQPGPKLNLGVAVEFAWCLHYIICSQVNNALLITQGALSTLGLLLLDLAGAVQRTEDAGLELLACPVLRCLSNLLTEAAAEAVGGQLQLRDERVVAALFILLQFLLQKQPSLLPEGLWLLNNLTANSPSFCTSLLSLDLIEPLLHLLSVSNVVSVLVLTVLCNVAEKGPAYCQRLWPGPLLSSLLDTLAFSDTEVVGQSLELLQLLFLYQPGAAQAFLQQSGLQALQRHEEVAQLQDRVHALQQTALHG; from the exons ATGATCTTCGGGGAAGCCGAG ATCCAGCAGTTCCTGCGGTTAGCCCAGCGGGGgacagaggaaaaggagagagagggggctcTGGTCAGCCTTCGGCGAGGCTTGCAGCGCCCTGAGACGCAACAGACCTTCATCAG GCTGGAGGGCAGCATTCGGACCCTAGTCGGGCTCCTGACCAGCAACCAGGCCCTGCTGCAGCTTGAGGCGGCTCGGTGCCTTCATGAGCTCTCTCACTCTGAGCAGTCTGCAGTAGTTGAGGCCTGCCTGCCAGCCACTTCCTACCTTCTCACCTACCTCTCCGGTCACAGCTCAGACTTTATA GAGCTCTGTCTGTATACACTGGGTAACCTGATTGTGGAGAGTGAGGCTGTGAGAAGGCAGCTCCTGCCACAGGGCATTGTTCCAGCCTTGGCTGCCTGCATCCAG TCTCCCCATCTGACTGTGCTGGAAGCTCTTGGATATGCCTTGTCCCAGCTTCTGCAGGCTAAGGAAGCTCCAGAGAAGATCATCCC CTCTGTCCTGGGCTCCACTCTCCCCCAACATATGCTGCAACTGTTGCAACCTGGCCCAAAGCTGAACCTTGGAGTAGCTGTGGAGTTTGCCTGGTGCCTTCACTACATCATCTGCAG CCAGGTCAACAATGCCCTGCTCATCACCCAGGGCGCTCTGTCcaccctggggctgctgctgttGGACTTGGCTGGGGCTGTCCAGAGAACTGAGGATGCAGGACTGGAGCTG CTGGCATGCCCTGTGCTTCGGTGTCTAAGCAACTTGCTAACAGAGGCAGCAGCAGAGGCTGTGGGAGGGCAACTGCAGCTCCGAGATGAGCGTGTCGTGGCAGCCTTATTTATCCTTCTGCAGTTCCTCCTCCAGAAACAGCCCAGCCTGCTTCCTGAGGGCCTCTGGCTCCTTAACAACCTCACTG CAAACAGTCCTAGTTTCTGCACCTCCCTGCTCTCCCTGGATCTGATTGAGCCCCTCTTGCACTTGTTGTCTGTATCTAATGTGGTGAGCGTGTTG GTGCTCACGGTTCTGTGCAACGTTGCTGAGAAAGGTCCTGCTTACTGTCAGCGTCTATGGCCagggcccctgctctcctccttgCTGGACACGTTGGCCTTCTCTGACACTGAAGTAGTAGGCCAGAGTTTGGAGCTGCTGCAACTGCTGTTCCTCTATCAGCCAGGG GCTGCCCAGGCCTTCTTGCAGCAGTCAGGGCTGCAGGCCCTACAAAGGCATGAGGAGGTGGCACAGCTCCAGGATCGTGTGCATGCTCTCCAGCAGACAGCTCTTCATGGGTGA
- the TMCO6 gene encoding transmembrane and coiled-coil domain-containing protein 6 isoform X1 has protein sequence MWSRQRGGLKPLRCGVEQLRCRRREREAALRKARREQQLVSKRLLRDEALEEAEEGCVAMIFGEAEIQQFLRLAQRGTEEKEREGALVSLRRGLQRPETQQTFIRLEGSIRTLVGLLTSNQALLQLEAARCLHELSHSEQSAVVEACLPATSYLLTYLSGHSSDFIELCLYTLGNLIVESEAVRRQLLPQGIVPALAACIQSPHLTVLEALGYALSQLLQAKEAPEKIIPSVLGSTLPQHMLQLLQPGPKLNLGVAVEFAWCLHYIICSQVNNALLITQGALSTLGLLLLDLAGAVQRTEDAGLELLACPVLRCLSNLLTEAAAEAVGGQLQLRDERVVAALFILLQFLLQKQPSLLPEGLWLLNNLTANSPSFCTSLLSLDLIEPLLHLLSVSNVVSVLVLTVLCNVAEKGPAYCQRLWPGPLLSSLLDTLAFSDTEVVGQSLELLQLLFLYQPGAAQAFLQQSGLQALQRHEEVAQLQDRVHALQQTALHG, from the exons ATGTGGAGCCGACAGCGGGGCGGCCTCAAGCCGTTACGCTGCGGGGTGGAGCAGCTACGGTGCCGCCGGCGGGAGCGGGAGGCAG CACTGCGGAAGGCACGGAGAGAGCAGCAGCTGGTCAGCAAGAGGCTGCTGAGAGACGAAGCCTTGGAGGAAGCCGAGGAGGGATGTGTGGCCATGATCTTCGGGGAAGCCGAG ATCCAGCAGTTCCTGCGGTTAGCCCAGCGGGGgacagaggaaaaggagagagagggggctcTGGTCAGCCTTCGGCGAGGCTTGCAGCGCCCTGAGACGCAACAGACCTTCATCAG GCTGGAGGGCAGCATTCGGACCCTAGTCGGGCTCCTGACCAGCAACCAGGCCCTGCTGCAGCTTGAGGCGGCTCGGTGCCTTCATGAGCTCTCTCACTCTGAGCAGTCTGCAGTAGTTGAGGCCTGCCTGCCAGCCACTTCCTACCTTCTCACCTACCTCTCCGGTCACAGCTCAGACTTTATA GAGCTCTGTCTGTATACACTGGGTAACCTGATTGTGGAGAGTGAGGCTGTGAGAAGGCAGCTCCTGCCACAGGGCATTGTTCCAGCCTTGGCTGCCTGCATCCAG TCTCCCCATCTGACTGTGCTGGAAGCTCTTGGATATGCCTTGTCCCAGCTTCTGCAGGCTAAGGAAGCTCCAGAGAAGATCATCCC CTCTGTCCTGGGCTCCACTCTCCCCCAACATATGCTGCAACTGTTGCAACCTGGCCCAAAGCTGAACCTTGGAGTAGCTGTGGAGTTTGCCTGGTGCCTTCACTACATCATCTGCAG CCAGGTCAACAATGCCCTGCTCATCACCCAGGGCGCTCTGTCcaccctggggctgctgctgttGGACTTGGCTGGGGCTGTCCAGAGAACTGAGGATGCAGGACTGGAGCTG CTGGCATGCCCTGTGCTTCGGTGTCTAAGCAACTTGCTAACAGAGGCAGCAGCAGAGGCTGTGGGAGGGCAACTGCAGCTCCGAGATGAGCGTGTCGTGGCAGCCTTATTTATCCTTCTGCAGTTCCTCCTCCAGAAACAGCCCAGCCTGCTTCCTGAGGGCCTCTGGCTCCTTAACAACCTCACTG CAAACAGTCCTAGTTTCTGCACCTCCCTGCTCTCCCTGGATCTGATTGAGCCCCTCTTGCACTTGTTGTCTGTATCTAATGTGGTGAGCGTGTTG GTGCTCACGGTTCTGTGCAACGTTGCTGAGAAAGGTCCTGCTTACTGTCAGCGTCTATGGCCagggcccctgctctcctccttgCTGGACACGTTGGCCTTCTCTGACACTGAAGTAGTAGGCCAGAGTTTGGAGCTGCTGCAACTGCTGTTCCTCTATCAGCCAGGG GCTGCCCAGGCCTTCTTGCAGCAGTCAGGGCTGCAGGCCCTACAAAGGCATGAGGAGGTGGCACAGCTCCAGGATCGTGTGCATGCTCTCCAGCAGACAGCTCTTCATGGGTGA
- the NDUFA2 gene encoding NADH dehydrogenase [ubiquinone] 1 alpha subcomplex subunit 2 yields the protein MAAAAASRGIRATLGLREIRIHLCQRSPGSQGVRDFIEKRYVELKKANPDLPILIRECSDVQPKLWARYAFGQEKNVSLNNFSADQVTRALENVLSGKA from the exons ATGGCGGCTGCCGCAGCGAGTCGGGGGATCCGTGCCACATTGGGCCTCCGTGAGATTCGTATCCACTTATGCCAGCGCTCGCCCGGAAGCCAGGGAGTCAG GGACTTCATCGAGAAACGCTATGTGGAGCTGAAGAAGGCGAACCCCGACCTGCCCATCCTAATCCGCGAGTGCTCCGATGTGCAGCCCAAGCTATGGGCCCGCTACG CATTTGGCCAAGAGAAGAATGTCTCTCTGAACAACTTCAGTGCTGATCAGGTAACCAGAGCCCTGGAGAATGTGCTAAGTGGCAAAGCCTGA